Proteins found in one Actinomycetes bacterium genomic segment:
- a CDS encoding 6-phospho-beta-glucosidase, which yields MTGPDVRRRVRIAVVGGGSTYTPELVEGFARRAAQLDVGELVLHDPSTDRLEVVGGLAQRILDRQGFPGSLTTTTDLAAAVEGCSAVLVQLRVGGQQARLVDETLPNRFGMIGQETTGPGGFAKALRTVPVVLEIAEEVRKRALPDAWIVDFTNPVGIVTRALLEEGHRAIGLCNVGIGFQRRLAAQFGVDADRVRLGHAGLNHLSWIRSVEVDGVDRLPELLAGDTGERLAEDVGVPLRLMQLQRAIPSYYLHYFYCTDQELRAQQAGEHRAEEVLVLERQLLDMYADPSLDHKPELLEQRGGAYYSEAAAALVTSLLTGDGAHHYVDVRNDGVIEGLPDEAVVEIPAHVDLDGAHPVPVAALAPEMLGLVQAVTAYEQLTIEAACSGDRDLALRALIANPLVRQWDVAAPLLDALLAANARLLPRFAAGSDD from the coding sequence ATGACCGGGCCGGACGTACGCCGTCGCGTGCGCATCGCCGTCGTGGGCGGCGGGAGCACGTACACGCCCGAGCTCGTGGAGGGCTTCGCGCGCCGTGCGGCACAGCTCGACGTCGGCGAGCTGGTCCTCCACGACCCGTCCACGGATCGGCTGGAGGTGGTCGGAGGTCTCGCGCAGCGGATCCTCGACCGGCAGGGGTTCCCGGGCTCGCTGACCACGACGACCGACCTCGCGGCGGCCGTCGAGGGATGCTCCGCGGTCCTCGTCCAGCTGCGCGTCGGCGGGCAGCAGGCGCGCCTCGTGGACGAGACGCTGCCGAACCGGTTCGGGATGATCGGCCAGGAGACGACGGGACCCGGCGGCTTCGCCAAGGCGCTGCGCACCGTCCCGGTGGTGCTCGAGATCGCCGAGGAGGTCCGTAAGCGTGCCCTCCCAGACGCCTGGATCGTGGACTTCACCAACCCTGTTGGAATCGTCACCCGCGCCTTGCTGGAAGAGGGTCACCGAGCGATCGGGCTGTGCAACGTGGGGATCGGTTTCCAGCGCCGGCTCGCCGCCCAGTTCGGTGTCGATGCCGATCGGGTCCGGCTGGGTCACGCGGGTCTCAACCACCTGTCCTGGATCCGCTCGGTCGAGGTCGACGGCGTGGACCGCCTGCCCGAGCTACTCGCGGGGGATACGGGAGAGCGCCTGGCCGAGGACGTCGGGGTCCCACTTCGCCTCATGCAGCTGCAGCGGGCCATCCCGTCGTACTACCTGCACTACTTCTACTGCACGGACCAGGAGCTGCGGGCGCAGCAGGCGGGGGAGCACCGGGCAGAGGAGGTCCTCGTCCTGGAACGGCAGCTGCTGGACATGTACGCCGACCCGAGCCTCGACCACAAGCCCGAGCTGCTCGAGCAGCGCGGCGGCGCGTACTACAGCGAGGCGGCGGCCGCGCTGGTGACGAGCCTGCTGACCGGCGACGGCGCGCACCACTACGTGGACGTCCGCAACGACGGGGTGATCGAGGGTCTGCCCGACGAGGCCGTGGTGGAGATCCCCGCTCACGTCGACCTGGACGGGGCGCACCCCGTCCCGGTGGCTGCGCTCGCGCCCGAGATGCTCGGCCTCGTGCAGGCGGTCACCGCATACGAGCAGCTGACGATCGAGGCGGCGTGCTCCGGTGACCGCGACCTGGCTCTGCGGGCGCTCATCGCCAACCCGCTGGTGCGCCAATGGGATGTCGCCGCTCCCCTGCTCGACGCGCTGCTGGCGGCCAACGCGCGGTTGCTGCCTCGCTTCGCGGCGGGCTCCGATGACTGA
- the ppk2 gene encoding polyphosphate kinase 2, whose amino-acid sequence MATGRHGEDVGRQRVSRTAYERELLRLQGQLVEMQEWVRTTGERVVVIFEGRDAAGKGGAIKRVAEYLNPRVARIVALPAPTERERGQWYFQRYMQHLPAKGEIVLFDRSWYNRAGVEYVMGFCTADEYRRFLHQCPIVERLLVEDGVRLLKYWFSVSDTEQEARFRSRLEDPMRRWKLSAMDLQSITRWEDYSRAKDQMLVHTDIHEAPWWVVESDDKRRARINMIAHLLSAIPWQQVEPPKIEIPKRPPSKGYERPPRDEQTYVPDFAASLLD is encoded by the coding sequence GTGGCCACGGGACGACACGGTGAGGACGTCGGGCGCCAGCGCGTCTCTCGCACGGCGTACGAGCGAGAGCTGCTGAGGCTGCAGGGCCAGCTGGTCGAGATGCAGGAGTGGGTCCGCACCACGGGTGAGCGAGTCGTCGTCATCTTCGAGGGGCGTGACGCCGCCGGCAAGGGCGGTGCCATCAAGCGGGTAGCGGAGTACCTCAACCCCCGCGTCGCCCGGATCGTGGCGCTCCCCGCCCCGACCGAGCGGGAGCGCGGCCAGTGGTACTTCCAGCGCTACATGCAACACCTCCCGGCCAAGGGCGAGATCGTCTTGTTCGACCGATCCTGGTACAACCGCGCGGGCGTCGAGTACGTCATGGGCTTCTGCACGGCTGACGAGTACAGGCGATTCCTGCACCAGTGCCCGATCGTCGAACGGTTGCTCGTCGAGGACGGGGTACGCCTGCTGAAGTACTGGTTCTCCGTCTCGGACACCGAGCAGGAGGCCCGCTTCCGCTCGCGGCTGGAGGACCCGATGCGCCGCTGGAAGCTCTCGGCGATGGACCTGCAGTCCATCACCCGGTGGGAGGACTACTCGCGGGCCAAGGACCAGATGCTGGTCCACACCGACATCCACGAGGCGCCATGGTGGGTCGTGGAGAGCGACGACAAGCGCCGCGCGCGCATCAACATGATCGCCCACCTCCTGTCGGCCATCCCGTGGCAGCAGGTCGAGCCACCCAAGATCGAGATCCCGAAGCGGCCGCCGTCCAAGGGCTACGAGCGTCCACCGCGCGACGAGCAGACCTACGTCCCCGACTTCGCGGCGAGCCTGCTCGACTGA
- a CDS encoding extracellular solute-binding protein: MRRTSLVPVGLLAAGAAVLVAGCTSSGPGSPTASGPVSAIASNASHAPTTITVWSFNTLPHEVAAFKESLANLHATYPWLTVKFVPGKDDAAFAKAVAAGSPPDVFVSADPDNVAKFCYNGTVTPLDPYLQAAKIDVPKTFPAATLVYTQYQGKQCALPLLADAYALFYNKKMFAAAGITTPPKTMSELTADAKKLTVKNADGSIKTFGFVPRSDYNNNSSVYVGSQSGTKYYDSAGKATFASDPKWAQLLQWDKSLIDYYGSGNVQKFVGAYNSHSDDAKNALLTGADAMEVDGEWHVGEIADEDPSFDYGVAPVPVLDAVASTYGVGTTVGTVAYIPAGSKHKDEAFFALQQLTTDTTFLNKLADTVYNIPSTFDALAAWDKASDPHWSPLVKIFQNPGSYYKQLTPAGAEDANTFGTFIQTYESGKVSNLQSGLATTAAKVDQVNQQAKG; the protein is encoded by the coding sequence ATGCGCCGTACCTCGCTCGTCCCCGTCGGGCTGCTCGCCGCGGGGGCCGCCGTGCTGGTCGCCGGCTGCACCTCCTCCGGCCCGGGGAGCCCGACGGCGAGCGGCCCGGTCAGCGCGATCGCGTCCAATGCGTCGCACGCGCCGACCACGATCACCGTGTGGTCCTTCAACACGCTGCCGCACGAGGTGGCCGCCTTCAAGGAGTCTCTGGCGAACCTGCACGCGACCTATCCCTGGCTCACGGTGAAGTTCGTCCCGGGCAAGGACGACGCCGCGTTCGCGAAGGCGGTGGCCGCGGGCAGCCCGCCGGACGTCTTCGTGTCCGCGGACCCCGACAACGTCGCGAAGTTCTGCTACAACGGAACGGTAACCCCGCTCGACCCGTACCTGCAGGCGGCGAAGATCGACGTCCCGAAGACCTTCCCGGCCGCGACCCTGGTCTACACGCAGTACCAGGGCAAGCAGTGCGCGCTCCCGCTGCTGGCGGACGCCTACGCACTCTTCTACAACAAGAAGATGTTCGCGGCCGCTGGGATCACGACCCCGCCGAAGACGATGTCCGAGCTGACCGCGGACGCCAAGAAGCTCACCGTGAAGAACGCCGACGGATCCATCAAGACGTTCGGCTTCGTGCCCCGCTCGGACTACAACAACAACAGCTCGGTCTACGTCGGGTCGCAGAGCGGGACCAAGTACTACGACAGTGCGGGGAAGGCCACGTTCGCGTCGGATCCGAAGTGGGCGCAGCTCCTGCAGTGGGACAAGAGCCTGATCGACTACTACGGCTCCGGCAACGTCCAGAAGTTCGTGGGGGCGTACAACAGCCACAGCGACGACGCCAAGAACGCCCTGCTCACTGGCGCGGACGCGATGGAGGTGGATGGCGAGTGGCATGTCGGTGAGATCGCCGACGAGGACCCGAGCTTCGACTACGGGGTAGCTCCGGTCCCGGTGCTCGACGCCGTCGCGAGCACGTACGGCGTCGGGACCACCGTTGGCACCGTCGCGTACATCCCCGCCGGCTCCAAGCACAAGGACGAGGCGTTCTTCGCACTGCAGCAGCTGACCACGGACACGACATTCCTCAACAAGCTGGCCGACACCGTCTACAACATCCCGAGCACCTTCGACGCGCTCGCGGCGTGGGACAAGGCCAGCGACCCGCACTGGAGCCCCCTCGTCAAGATCTTCCAGAACCCGGGGTCGTACTACAAGCAGCTGACCCCAGCCGGTGCCGAGGACGCCAACACCTTCGGGACCTTCATCCAGACCTACGAGTCTGGCAAGGTGTCGAACCTGCAGAGCGGGCTGGCGACGACGGCGGCGAAGGTGGACCAGGTCAACCAGCAGGCGAAGGGCTGA
- a CDS encoding sugar ABC transporter permease, which yields MSVVTTLTTSVEGGENGASGGGRRRRRNPTKASPWVTLAMISPFVIGLAAFVVYPVAATFYYSLTNFQEGSYRPVHFVGLQNYVTLLTQSDTFWVAVRNTLWMVLIMVPLRTLFAIFAAWVLSRMRRSVGVYRTLFFVPAIVPVVGAALAFVVMLNPEGPVNALLAHFGISGPGWFTDPKWSKPSLLIMALWACGDVIVIFSAAMLDVPRELYEAADLDGVNAWQRFRHVTLPFLSPVVVFAIVTGMIYTFQYFTEAFVASGSASSIQSSSDLLGYPAQSLLFYSTDIYQQGFVYFKTGYASAMAWMLFVVIFLCTLGFLKLSRRWVYAAGES from the coding sequence ATGAGCGTCGTCACGACGCTGACGACGTCGGTCGAGGGCGGAGAGAACGGCGCCTCCGGGGGTGGCCGGCGGCGGCGGAGGAACCCGACGAAGGCCAGCCCCTGGGTGACCCTCGCGATGATCTCGCCGTTCGTGATCGGTCTGGCGGCGTTCGTCGTCTACCCGGTGGCCGCGACCTTCTACTACTCGCTGACCAACTTCCAGGAAGGTTCCTACCGGCCCGTGCACTTCGTGGGTCTGCAGAACTACGTCACGCTGCTGACCCAGTCGGACACGTTCTGGGTGGCCGTCCGCAACACGCTGTGGATGGTCCTCATCATGGTTCCGCTGCGCACCCTGTTCGCGATCTTCGCCGCCTGGGTGCTCAGCCGCATGAGGCGAAGCGTGGGTGTCTACCGAACTCTGTTCTTCGTCCCCGCCATCGTCCCCGTCGTGGGGGCGGCGCTCGCCTTCGTCGTCATGCTGAACCCGGAGGGACCGGTCAACGCGCTGCTGGCGCACTTCGGGATTTCCGGACCGGGCTGGTTCACCGACCCCAAGTGGTCGAAGCCGAGCCTGCTGATCATGGCGCTGTGGGCCTGTGGAGACGTCATCGTCATCTTCTCCGCCGCGATGCTCGATGTGCCGCGCGAGCTCTATGAGGCGGCCGACCTTGACGGCGTCAACGCCTGGCAGCGGTTCCGGCACGTCACGCTGCCGTTCCTGTCACCTGTGGTCGTCTTCGCGATCGTCACCGGGATGATCTACACCTTCCAGTACTTCACCGAGGCCTTCGTCGCGTCCGGCTCTGCGAGCTCGATCCAGTCGAGCTCCGACCTCCTCGGCTACCCCGCCCAGAGCCTGCTCTTCTACTCCACGGACATCTACCAGCAGGGCTTCGTCTACTTCAAGACCGGGTACGCCTCCGCGATGGCGTGGATGCTCTTCGTCGTCATCTTCCTGTGCACGCTGGGCTTCCTGAAGCTGTCGAGGCGCTGGGTCTACGCGGCGGGTGAGTCCTGA
- a CDS encoding carbohydrate ABC transporter permease — MADVAVDRRSYVRAPRGNRTRAFLYTVADHALAIALALGFLLPLSVCLLTAFMTQQQAGTGKLWPSPWHFGNFGEVFTAMPFARDLWNTVLYAGLSTLGVVISSVPVAYALARMRWRGREAFFLVVLATMMIPDQVTSLPLYVLFARLGWVGTLKPLIVPSFFGDAFSIFLLRQFFLTLPQETIEAARVDGAGEFRILAKVVVPMARPAIAAVALFSFMYAWNDFYNPLLYTGNSTTSQTLAVGLTTLAKSAHQAAFQLQMAASLMFLLPVLVIFLCAQRVFVEGIAMTGSKG, encoded by the coding sequence ATGGCCGACGTCGCGGTGGACCGCAGGTCGTACGTGCGAGCGCCGAGGGGCAACCGCACGCGCGCGTTCCTGTACACCGTCGCCGACCACGCCCTCGCGATCGCCCTCGCCCTTGGCTTCTTGCTGCCGCTCTCGGTCTGCCTGCTCACGGCGTTCATGACCCAGCAGCAGGCGGGAACCGGAAAGCTGTGGCCCTCGCCATGGCACTTCGGGAACTTCGGCGAGGTCTTCACGGCCATGCCCTTCGCCCGTGACCTCTGGAACACCGTGCTGTACGCCGGCCTGAGCACCCTCGGCGTGGTCATCTCCTCGGTACCCGTCGCGTACGCCCTCGCGCGGATGAGGTGGCGCGGGCGCGAGGCCTTCTTCCTCGTCGTTCTCGCGACGATGATGATCCCCGACCAGGTGACCAGCCTGCCTCTCTACGTCCTGTTCGCTCGGCTGGGCTGGGTCGGGACGCTGAAGCCGCTCATCGTGCCGTCCTTCTTCGGCGACGCGTTCAGCATCTTCCTGCTGCGGCAGTTCTTCCTCACGTTGCCGCAGGAGACGATCGAGGCGGCCCGCGTCGATGGGGCAGGGGAGTTCCGGATCCTCGCCAAGGTCGTGGTGCCGATGGCGCGCCCCGCGATCGCGGCGGTGGCCCTGTTCTCCTTCATGTACGCCTGGAACGACTTCTACAACCCTCTGCTCTACACGGGGAACAGCACGACCAGCCAGACCCTCGCCGTCGGTCTGACCACCTTGGCCAAGAGCGCCCACCAGGCGGCCTTCCAGCTGCAGATGGCGGCGTCCTTGATGTTCCTGCTCCCCGTCCTCGTGATCTTCCTGTGCGCGCAACGGGTCTTCGTCGAGGGCATCGCCATGACCGGGAGCAAGGGATGA
- the ppdK gene encoding pyruvate, phosphate dikinase: MTHYVYEFSEGTKEQGDLLGGKGANLAEMTRLGLPVPPGFTITTEACRAYLEKGLEPPELRVQVTAALRRLEDRLDRRLGDRHDPLLVSVRSGAKFSMPGMMETVLNVGLNDASVQGLAEASGDERFAWDSYRRLMAMFGKTVLGIEGDVFGEELERLKASRGVSSDTDLSAEDLQELVKTYKEYVLHRTGRDFPQHPREQLDLAIRAVFDSWNTERARIYRRRERIPHDLGTAVNVCTMVFGNLGGTSGTGVAFTRDPATGRPGAYGDYLPNAQGEDVVAGIRNTLSLDELDTIDTKAHAELMAVMRRLETHYRDLCDIEFTIERGKLWMLQTRVGKRTAAAAFRIASQLVDEQLITLDEALGRVNGAQLAQLMFPQFDTAAQRDRLTTGMAASPGAASGRIVFDSATAVAWVKRGEQVLLVRRETNPDDLEGMIAAAGILTARGGKTSHAAVVARGMGKTCVCGAEELDVDPVDRVVRVGDVVLREGDLVSIDGSTGDVFVGALPVVDSPVARFLAEGLDVVLSEADPETTDLLRAVDRLLTHADEVRRLRVRANADNAEDASRARHLGAEGIGLCRTEHMFLGDRRVLIERVILADSPEARDEALAALLPLQRADFLDLLTVMDGLPTTIRLLDPPLHEFLPDRAELMVRVALAEERGEPDEGDIRLLAAVSRLHESNPMLGLRGVRLGLVVPGLFALQVRAIAEATAIRLKAGGRPRPEIMVPLVGSAMELHLIRDDTDHLVHEVAEREGIELRIPLGTMIELPRAALTAHRIADTAEFFSFGTNDLTQTTWGFSRDDVEAAFFAAYLDKGVFTQSPFESLDIDGVGRLIQIAVEEGRATRPELHLGVCGEHGGDPESIHFFHRAGLDYVSCSPFRVPVARLEAGRATLQRS; encoded by the coding sequence GTGACCCATTACGTGTACGAGTTCTCCGAGGGCACCAAGGAGCAGGGCGACCTGCTCGGCGGCAAGGGTGCCAACCTCGCCGAGATGACGCGGCTCGGGCTGCCGGTCCCGCCTGGCTTCACCATCACCACCGAGGCCTGCCGCGCCTACTTGGAGAAGGGCCTGGAACCTCCTGAGCTCCGTGTCCAGGTGACCGCCGCCCTGCGCCGCCTCGAGGACCGGCTGGACCGACGCCTCGGTGACCGGCACGACCCCCTCCTGGTGAGCGTGCGCTCCGGCGCCAAGTTCTCCATGCCCGGGATGATGGAGACCGTCCTCAACGTCGGGCTGAACGACGCGTCGGTCCAGGGACTCGCGGAGGCGTCCGGGGACGAGCGCTTCGCGTGGGACTCCTACCGCCGTCTCATGGCGATGTTCGGCAAGACAGTCCTGGGCATCGAGGGCGACGTCTTCGGCGAGGAGCTCGAACGTCTGAAGGCCTCCCGCGGAGTCAGCTCGGACACCGACCTCTCGGCGGAGGACCTGCAGGAGCTGGTCAAGACGTACAAGGAGTACGTCCTGCACCGGACCGGACGCGACTTCCCCCAGCACCCTCGCGAGCAGCTCGACCTCGCCATCCGGGCGGTCTTCGACTCGTGGAACACCGAGCGGGCCCGGATCTACCGGCGCAGGGAGCGCATCCCCCATGACCTCGGGACCGCGGTCAACGTGTGCACCATGGTCTTCGGGAACCTCGGTGGCACGAGCGGGACGGGGGTGGCGTTCACGCGCGACCCCGCGACGGGTCGTCCCGGTGCCTATGGTGACTATCTGCCGAACGCGCAGGGAGAGGACGTCGTCGCGGGGATCCGCAACACCTTGAGCCTCGACGAGCTCGACACCATCGACACGAAGGCGCACGCGGAGCTCATGGCGGTGATGCGTCGTCTCGAGACGCACTACCGCGACCTGTGCGACATCGAGTTCACCATCGAGCGCGGGAAGCTGTGGATGCTGCAGACCCGCGTCGGCAAGCGGACGGCTGCCGCTGCGTTCCGGATCGCCTCGCAGCTCGTCGACGAGCAGCTGATCACCCTCGACGAGGCGCTGGGACGGGTCAACGGTGCCCAGCTCGCTCAGCTCATGTTCCCGCAGTTCGACACCGCAGCCCAGCGCGACCGTCTGACCACGGGCATGGCGGCCTCACCCGGCGCCGCCTCGGGTCGGATCGTCTTCGACTCGGCGACCGCGGTCGCCTGGGTCAAGCGCGGCGAACAGGTGCTCCTCGTCCGGCGCGAGACCAACCCCGACGACCTGGAGGGCATGATCGCCGCGGCCGGCATCCTCACCGCTCGCGGCGGCAAGACCTCCCACGCCGCCGTCGTGGCACGGGGGATGGGCAAGACGTGCGTGTGCGGCGCCGAGGAGCTCGACGTCGACCCGGTCGATCGCGTCGTGCGGGTCGGCGACGTCGTCCTGCGCGAGGGGGACCTCGTCTCCATCGACGGCTCGACCGGCGATGTGTTCGTCGGAGCCCTGCCCGTCGTCGACTCACCCGTCGCCCGCTTCCTGGCGGAGGGACTCGACGTGGTCCTCAGCGAGGCGGATCCGGAGACGACGGACCTGCTGCGCGCCGTGGACCGGCTGCTCACCCACGCCGACGAGGTACGACGGCTGCGCGTCCGAGCGAACGCCGACAACGCCGAGGACGCCTCGCGTGCGCGCCACCTCGGCGCCGAGGGGATCGGACTGTGCCGGACCGAGCACATGTTCCTCGGCGACCGGCGCGTCCTCATCGAGCGGGTGATCCTCGCCGACTCCCCTGAGGCGCGCGACGAGGCGCTGGCCGCCCTCCTTCCTTTGCAGCGGGCCGACTTCCTCGACCTGCTCACGGTCATGGACGGCCTGCCGACCACGATCCGCCTGCTCGATCCACCGCTCCACGAGTTCCTGCCCGACCGGGCCGAGCTCATGGTGCGTGTCGCGCTCGCGGAGGAGCGTGGCGAGCCGGACGAGGGTGACATCCGCCTGCTCGCCGCGGTGAGCCGCCTGCACGAGTCCAACCCGATGCTCGGGCTGCGCGGCGTCCGTCTCGGGCTCGTCGTCCCGGGCCTGTTCGCCCTGCAGGTACGCGCGATCGCCGAGGCCACCGCGATCCGTCTCAAGGCGGGTGGGCGGCCGCGCCCGGAGATCATGGTGCCCCTCGTCGGGTCCGCGATGGAGCTGCACCTCATCAGGGACGACACCGACCACCTCGTCCACGAGGTCGCCGAGCGCGAGGGCATCGAGCTCCGGATCCCACTGGGCACGATGATCGAGCTGCCGCGCGCAGCCCTGACGGCGCATCGAATCGCCGACACAGCGGAGTTCTTCTCCTTCGGGACCAATGACCTCACGCAGACGACGTGGGGCTTCTCGCGCGATGACGTCGAGGCGGCGTTCTTCGCTGCCTACCTCGACAAGGGCGTGTTCACCCAGTCGCCGTTCGAGTCCCTCGACATCGACGGGGTTGGTCGTCTGATCCAGATCGCCGTGGAGGAGGGTCGGGCGACGAGGCCGGAGCTGCACCTAGGCGTGTGCGGCGAGCACGGCGGTGACCCGGAGTCCATCCACTTCTTCCACCGGGCCGGGCTCGACTACGTCTCCTGCTCACCGTTCCGCGTCCCTGTCGCGCGGCTGGAGGCGGGGCGCGCGACGCTGCAGCGGAGCTGA
- a CDS encoding BadF/BadG/BcrA/BcrD ATPase family protein has protein sequence MTELLVAVDGGNSKTDVVLVDADGVVLAEVRGDGTRSHVVGVPAMVDGVAALVRAARREAGLDDTIAISAGAFCLANLDVAEAEAQALEDLRRQGLCDRLVVRNDTLAPLRAGSPHAWGIAVVSGAGINAVGVHPDGREARFLALGDVTGDWGGGHSVGLAGLGAAVRAGDGRGPATSLRTAVSEHYGMPSPEAVALALADDRVPMETVHGLAPAVFAAAEDGDAVATSIVLRLADEVATLALALARRLDLVEAAVPVVLAGSTLQLGPAVLLDAVRQRILGYLPAALPRVLDVRPVAGAALLALDLVGHDARAEERIRSALALRAAGVS, from the coding sequence ATGACTGAGCTGCTGGTCGCCGTCGACGGCGGCAACTCCAAGACCGACGTGGTGCTGGTCGATGCCGACGGTGTGGTGCTGGCCGAGGTCCGCGGGGACGGGACCCGCTCCCACGTCGTCGGTGTCCCGGCGATGGTCGACGGTGTGGCCGCGCTGGTACGGGCCGCCCGGCGCGAGGCCGGTCTCGACGACACGATCGCCATCTCGGCGGGCGCGTTCTGCCTGGCCAACCTCGACGTCGCCGAGGCGGAGGCGCAGGCCCTCGAGGACCTCCGGCGGCAGGGCCTGTGTGACCGCTTGGTCGTGCGCAACGACACGCTCGCGCCGCTGCGCGCCGGAAGCCCGCACGCGTGGGGGATCGCGGTGGTCTCGGGGGCCGGGATCAACGCGGTCGGGGTGCACCCTGACGGGCGCGAGGCCCGCTTCCTGGCCCTGGGCGACGTGACCGGTGACTGGGGCGGCGGTCACTCGGTCGGGCTGGCGGGGCTGGGTGCCGCGGTCCGCGCCGGGGACGGGCGTGGACCGGCGACGAGCCTGCGGACCGCGGTGTCCGAGCACTACGGCATGCCATCGCCCGAGGCCGTGGCGCTGGCGCTCGCGGACGACCGAGTCCCGATGGAGACGGTGCACGGGCTGGCTCCCGCCGTCTTCGCCGCAGCCGAGGACGGCGATGCGGTCGCGACGTCCATCGTGCTGCGCCTGGCCGACGAGGTCGCCACCTTGGCGCTGGCCCTCGCGCGGCGCCTGGACCTGGTCGAGGCCGCTGTTCCGGTGGTCCTGGCGGGTAGCACCCTCCAGCTCGGGCCTGCGGTGCTGCTCGACGCGGTGCGGCAACGCATCCTCGGGTACCTGCCGGCTGCGCTGCCGCGCGTGCTGGACGTCAGGCCCGTCGCCGGGGCCGCGCTGCTGGCGCTTGACCTGGTCGGTCACGACGCGCGCGCCGAGGAGCGCATCCGCTCCGCGCTCGCGCTCCGTGCGGCCGGGGTGTCGTGA
- a CDS encoding SIS domain-containing protein, which produces MAAETAEQPAVLAGLLSGRVGIDEVVQTVRAYRPHTVMFAARGSSDNAALYGSYLVQTILGVASGLCSPSTTTVYGARPDLHGVLFVTVSQSGTSPDLVESTRVAEECGALTVAVTNDPTSALAEVAAHVVDVHAGVEHAVAATKSYTAELLALYLLVAGAAGRLDRESLAALPDAAAGTLDASVAAEALAAKYRTVDRVVVTARGYSYPTAREAALKLMETCYLSAHPFSGADLLHGPLAMVDADVPVIAVATPGRSGRAMEPVVERLRGLGCDPLLVGPADGLPVVTDGIVEELWPVVEILPLQRLARRMAADRGLDPDHPRGLRKITQTR; this is translated from the coding sequence ATGGCGGCGGAGACCGCCGAGCAGCCGGCGGTGCTCGCCGGGCTCCTCTCCGGCCGCGTGGGTATCGACGAGGTCGTGCAGACCGTGCGGGCGTACCGACCGCACACCGTGATGTTCGCCGCGCGAGGGTCGAGCGACAACGCGGCTCTGTACGGCTCCTATCTGGTGCAGACGATCCTCGGCGTCGCATCCGGGCTTTGCTCGCCGTCCACGACGACCGTGTACGGCGCCCGCCCGGACCTCCACGGAGTCCTCTTCGTGACCGTCAGCCAGTCCGGGACCTCCCCGGACCTCGTCGAGTCCACGCGGGTCGCAGAGGAGTGCGGCGCGCTGACCGTCGCGGTGACCAACGACCCGACCTCCGCACTGGCCGAGGTCGCCGCCCACGTCGTCGACGTACATGCCGGGGTCGAGCACGCGGTGGCGGCCACCAAGTCCTATACCGCCGAGCTGCTCGCGCTCTATCTGCTCGTCGCGGGCGCCGCCGGCCGGCTCGACCGCGAGAGCCTGGCGGCGCTCCCGGACGCGGCCGCGGGCACGCTCGATGCGAGCGTTGCCGCCGAGGCGCTCGCGGCGAAGTATCGCACCGTCGACCGAGTGGTCGTGACCGCGCGCGGATATTCCTATCCCACGGCGCGCGAAGCCGCGCTCAAGCTGATGGAGACGTGCTACCTGTCGGCGCACCCCTTCTCCGGTGCCGACCTGTTGCACGGGCCGCTGGCCATGGTCGACGCGGACGTCCCGGTCATCGCCGTGGCGACACCAGGACGCAGCGGGCGGGCCATGGAGCCGGTGGTGGAGCGGTTGCGCGGACTGGGCTGTGACCCGCTGCTCGTGGGACCGGCGGACGGCCTGCCGGTGGTGACCGACGGGATCGTCGAAGAGCTGTGGCCGGTGGTGGAGATCCTCCCCCTGCAGCGGCTGGCCCGACGGATGGCCGCCGACCGGGGTCTCGACCCGGACCACCCGCGCGGGCTGCGGAAGATCACGCAGACTCGGTAG